Proteins encoded together in one Variovorax paradoxus EPS window:
- a CDS encoding NeuD/PglB/VioB family sugar acetyltransferase, whose translation MTLLIYGAGGLGREVLSALQACGEHVAGFVVDPGFPVADIRGLQVRAERLETFSDPVVRLVLAVGDGRARQRAALSIGTAVECVGVRHPAAVVGSGVSVGTGVLIIGLCSITTDVSIGSHTLINPGSTIAHDCVLGDFVNLGPSCSLAGRVTVEEGANLGVGVSVAPGVVIGAWSTVGAGAVVIRDVEPGSTVVGVPARPIQRRGGTAPFVPPPA comes from the coding sequence ATGACGCTTTTGATCTATGGGGCAGGCGGACTGGGCCGTGAAGTTCTGTCCGCTCTGCAGGCATGCGGGGAGCACGTCGCAGGCTTCGTCGTTGACCCGGGCTTCCCGGTCGCGGATATCCGCGGGCTTCAAGTACGAGCCGAGCGCCTGGAGACTTTTTCGGATCCTGTCGTGCGCCTTGTCCTCGCGGTCGGGGATGGTCGGGCGCGCCAACGCGCCGCGTTGTCGATCGGCACCGCAGTCGAATGCGTGGGGGTGCGGCATCCAGCCGCAGTGGTCGGTTCGGGCGTCTCGGTCGGCACGGGCGTCCTGATCATCGGTCTTTGCAGCATCACGACGGACGTTTCGATCGGGTCCCACACGCTGATCAATCCCGGCAGCACGATCGCCCACGATTGCGTGCTTGGAGATTTCGTCAATCTCGGCCCTTCGTGCTCTCTTGCAGGACGCGTCACGGTCGAGGAAGGCGCCAACCTGGGTGTGGGTGTCTCCGTGGCGCCAGGTGTCGTGATCGGCGCCTGGTCAACCGTGGGGGCCGGTGCCGTGGTGATCCGCGACGTCGAGCCCGGTTCCACCGTCGTTGGTGTTCCGGCGCGCCCGATTCAGCGCAGGGGCGGTACCGCGCCCTTCGTCCCGCCTCCGGCCTAG